Genomic DNA from Prunus persica cultivar Lovell chromosome G1, Prunus_persica_NCBIv2, whole genome shotgun sequence:
TCTTAGGAGTTGGCTTGGTTTATGTCCTCACTCCTCAGGCCTCGGGCAATTGGACTTAAAATAATCTCAAATGTTTGAAGACTGTGATGTCATCGATCATACGTCGTACATATTATTGAAGGAAAATGCCgaagtttttctttgtaaaagTGAGAGTGATTCTTCCGTTTAGACAAATTATAGTTTgacacatatttatatatatttttaatacttttaatGAGTTATTTCGATTGTATTTCATGTGACGGAAAAAAACTGCTTAGCAGGAAAGAGCCCCTTTAGCTATCACATGCACTTGCCTGTTTATTTATATGGCCTCAGGTTCTGCATTACGAGATCAtagcaaagagaaaaaaaaaatggcattCTCTTCTTATGCTAATTTACAAGTGCACGGGTCTTTCCAAAACCCTTTCATCTTCCACGGCTTAAATCACCTCAAAACCTCACTTTCCTCGTCTGTTAAGGtacgtacatatatatatatgattattttgaatttcatttccACAATATATTGCTTTATTTGGTTTGAACATTGATTTACACATGCGTGGATCACTGTAGCCTCTATTCAAAGAGTTGCAGCAATTGCTTCCAAGGAAGGTCGATGTTTCTAAAACCATGAAAAACACTTCTGGGAAGATGTTAGATGCACTTGTGGACTCTATTTTCCAGTTTGTAGATCAACCGTTACTCCCATCTCAGGTTGTATCTGTGGTACTCCAACAATAATGTACTACTATATATTAAACCATAAATTTTTTGCTTGCTCTTGCAGCCTTGCTAATTTAAATAATCATTTTACCAATAGGATCTTATAAAGAGTATGATCTTAATTCCTTAACTATAATGGGATCTTACTAATGAGATGTCAGTTGGATTGGCCCATGTCATTTGTGTGCTCCCAGTGGTCCTCGTTTCAAGTCCCCATGTTATCCGTGTGTGTGTTTAAGTAACAACTAGCCTAATTGATGGCTTATATTCGCAGTTTGTacaagaatatatataattaagctTTATCATGTGCACGTGGTTACAGAAAAACTTTGCACCAGTGGAAGAGATTGGAGACCATGTTGAGGTTACCTGGACCGAAGGAGAAATTCCCGCTGATTTTGCTGAAGGTGTTTTCATAAGAAATGGTATGCGATCGACCTCTCATTGTTCTATGTTACATatgtaatattatatatattaactgATTTTAGCTCGTTTAATTGCTTTCTAATGAGTAATTTATAATTCTAATCCAGGCATAAATCCTTTATTCGGAGGTTTAAAATCAGCAGTGTCGATTTTCAGACAAACACAGCACACTTGGGTAGAGGGAGAAGGCATGCTTCATGCACTCTACTTCAAAAAAGATCATGATGGAAGTTGGATTATCTCCTACAACAACAGATATGTTGAGACTGAAACATTTAAGCTAGAGAAACAGAAGCATAATAAGCCATGTTTCTTACCAGCCCTAGAAGGAGATGCAGCAGCAGTTGTAGCAGCATATATTCTAAATGGGGTAGCTAGCtagtcatatatatatatatatatatcatgatCTATGGTTAACTTATATAAGAACTAGCTTTACTTTAATTGATTATCATATATATCCATAATTagttaatttgtttcatttatatTCTTGCAGTTGCGGTTTGGCACAATCAATAAACACTTGAGCAACACCAATGTTTTTGAGCATTCAGGAAGGCTCCATTGACATTCCAAGCTCCATTGACATTAGAAACTATTTGTGATTGGAATGTCAATGGAGCTTGGAATCGACCTTTCACCAGCCATccaaaggtttttttttttttttcttttgaatatttttactATTCGGACCACATTTACTTACAAATTTACAGATTTAAACTTATTGATCACTTCTCTAATAGAAATGAGGTCCGCGAAAATAGGACCCGCATGTGCACATATACATGTGAGACTCACCTTTATATTAGAAAGTTGACCAATAAGATAGTCAATAAATGAGATACAACCTTGGTTGGTTGTGCTTATAATTGTGCAGAAAGCTCCAAACTCCGGAAAGCTAGTCATAATGGGGGTAGATGCAAAGAAACCTTACTATGTTTTGGGTGTTATCTCTGGTACGAACCCtctaattgatttgattaacaACTGCTTATTATATTTgtccatttatttattatttttgttgggcTATATGTTAATTAAACTTCCCTTATGTTATTGCAAATAATTACCTCAGCTGATGGAAAATTACTGCATAAGGTTGATCTCGAGTTCAAAAGAAGTACGCTTAGCCATGATATAGGAGTCACACAGAagtataaacaataaaaataaatattacttGATCCAGAGATTTTGTAGTAATTAATCAGAAttaaccttctcttttggtGTTTTACTGGCTTCAGGTACAATGTAATCATTGATCATCCCCTCACGGTTGATGTAAAGAGAGTTACCATGGGTGGCCCGTAAGTGCATAGAATACAAATAGTCCCAAACTCATAACTGCTATTAACCACTTGAATTACAAGTCTCCTATAAAAAAATCCGTTGATTATTTGCAAACTTATTAtgttaatttgatttttaatttcttaatctTAGCTATGTGGGTTTGGATTGAGCATCAGCTAATCCATATATATGGATTACTTATGAATTAATTCTCATGTATATGTACAATATATAGATTATTGAAGTATGAAAAGGAAGAGTATGCAAGGATTGGAGTGATGCCACGTTATGGTGATGCAGAGTCAGTCAAGTGGTTTGAGGTACAAACCAATTGCACATTTCACATTCTCAATTGCTTTGAGGAGGCTAATGaggtaaataataatatttgtgATTTCATTTGATGAtagattaattattattaataatatgtttttctttctaataatcttttattaaaatcataattaatatGTGACAAACGAGAACAGGTTGTAGTGAGGGGATGCAGGGCTCTCACATCCTTCTTGCCAGGTCCTGATGGTGTACTTAACAAATATGAGTGGTTCTCAAAAGGGTTCAACTTTGCAGATGATCATTCTGCAGAGACCGGATATTTGTTTTCTCGTTTATATGAATGGAGATTGAACATGGTCTCTGGAAATGTGGAGGAGAGAAATTTAACCGGAACTGATTTCTCCATGGATTTTCCTTTCATCAATGAACAAGTAACTGGTTTGAAACACAAGTATGGCTATACACAGGTCATTGATTCTATGGCAAGCTCTGACACtggtaaagaaaaaaaaaaaaaaagaaactttgacTAAATTCATCTCAATTAAAATAATGTGCTATGTTAGGAATTATTTTGTTGAATTATTTGAGATTTTGTTTGTCCTAGGCATGGGAAAATATGGATCTCTAGCCAAATTATATTTGGAGGAATCGAATTCTACGTCATTTGTGGTAAggattaatattaattttacatAAAACCAATAAATTTAATCACcataaaatgcaaaaataaaataaaataaaaccaagtactaaatttttgggtttcatgTTTATGTGTGTGCTACTAGCAGGAGGGAAAGTGTGAGGATTTGATAAAAGTTGAATACCATAAGTTTGAGGAGAAAAACTTTTGCAGTGGAAGCGTTTTTGTGGCTAGGCATGGAGGGAAAGGCATGGAGGAAGATGATGGTTGGATTGTCACTTTTGTCCACAATGAAGAAACTGATGTCACCCAAGTGAGTTGCGATGATATATAAGTTTTGGACTGCTTTTGTAAGAAGCACTAGTTATGCTCATAAGCACTTTTTCTAAAAGCACGTCAACATTTTtataatgaataaataaataaataatttttaaaaaatatatacttctTAAAAAAGAACTTATAAGTGATTCTTAAAGAAGCACCTTATTCAGAAATTGTTTTTATAGTCAGTTTTAGAAGCAGTTCTAAAATTTATTGGATCAACAAAAAAGGAACATTAATTTTATGTTCAATTGATATATTATTATGAATTATATTTAGTCTTGCTGATCGGATTATAATCactttaattatatatctcgcTGCCAGGTTCATGTAA
This window encodes:
- the LOC18790881 gene encoding LOW QUALITY PROTEIN: carotenoid 9,10(9',10')-cleavage dioxygenase 1 (The sequence of the model RefSeq protein was modified relative to this genomic sequence to represent the inferred CDS: inserted 1 base in 1 codon; substituted 1 base at 1 genomic stop codon) produces the protein MASGSALRDHSKEKKKMAFSSYANLQVHGSFQNPFIFHGLNHLKTSLSSSVKPLFKELQQLLPRKVDVSKTMKNTSGKMLDALVDSIFQFVDQPLLPSQKNFAPVEEIGDHVEVTWTEGEIPADFAEGVFIRNGINPLFGGLKSAVSIFRQTQHTWVEGEGMLHALYFKKDHDGSWIISYNNRYVETETFKLEKQKHNKPCFLPALEGDAAAVVAAYILNGLRFGTINKHLSNTNVFEHSGRLHXHSKLHXTLETICDWNVNGAWNRPFTSHPKKAPNSGKLVIMGVDAKKPYYVLGVISADGKLLHKVDLEFKRSTLSHDIGVTQKYNVIIDHPLTVDVKRVTMGGPLLKYEKEEYARIGVMPRYGDAESVKWFEVQTNCTFHILNCFEEANEVVVRGCRALTSFLPGPDGVLNKYEWFSKGFNFADDHSAETGYLFSRLYEWRLNMVSGNVEERNLTGTDFSMDFPFINEQVTGLKHKYGYTQVIDSMASSDTGMGKYGSLAKLYLEESNSTSFVQEGKCEDLIKVEYHKFEEKNFCSGSVFVARHGGKGMEEDDGWIVTFVHNEETDVTQVHVIDAKKFESEPIAKLTLPQRVPYGFHATFVSMPCQS